CTGCGTCAGCCTCTCTCAACCCGTCAGGTGGACCAGCGACGGATCAGTGCACTTCAACAGTCACCCGCGCTGCAAATTGCCACGGTGTTCGGCGTGGTGCTTCTACTGATGGTCCTCTGGTGGGTCGACCGTTCAGCCCTCTTGGTGATTGATCTCTCGCCTGTGAGAGAAGGGAGCAGGCTCACAGGATTGCTGCTCTCGGGCCTGGTTCTCTCTCTGCTTCTGTGGCAGTGGCAACAACTCTGTTCCAGCCTTTGGCTGCTCACCCGTTCTGACGAAACCGTTCTTGCCGTTGAGCCCCTCAGCGACGAACAGATTCGCAGCGATCGAACCAGTTTTGGCTTCGGGCTGCTGACTCTGCCGACGCTGACGTGGTCGTCCCCCAGTGAAAGCTCACGACTCGGTTCTGGGCCGATCGAACCAGAGCAAGCTTCCGAACAGAACGACCGCTCCGATCTGGATCAAGAGGTCACTGGGAACGACGGGATTGCCAGCACTGAGGCGGAAAGCCATCACGAAGAGGCCGAGACCACCGGAGCCGAACAAAGCGACCCAGAGGAGACGTCTGAGCCCCCGCCAGGGAGTGCGTGACTCCTGAAGGAGTCTCTGACGCATGGCCGGATCCAAATCCCTGTTTCCCTGCTGATCTGATGTCACGGACGACGGGCTTGGTCCCAAATGTTAATTTCCATAGGTCGCCGATGTAGCTCAGCTGGTAGAGCAACGCTTTCGTAAAGCGTGGGTCGCCTGTTCAAGTCAGGTCATCGGCTTGAAAAGTCTGTTGCTTTCCGCGCCTGGATCGTCGTTCAGCATCCTGAATCCATCAGGCTGCTGAGATTGATTCGAACGGTTCATGGACTCGGAAAGCGACTCCAGCCGCATGCTCCAACGGCTGCACCGCAGTCATATGCGTGATGCCGCCCTCGACGAGGTCTTCATCGTGTTGAGCGTGGGGGCGAGCCTGATCGCCACGCTCGGGCTGCTTGCGAACAGCGCCGCCGTGGTGATCGGCGCCATGGTGGTGGCCCCGTGGATCATGCCGCTGCGGGCGGCCGCATTTGCAATCCTGCTTGGAGAGATTCAACTGCTGGGGCGATCACTGCGCACCTTGATGGTGGGGGTGGTCAGCACCACACTCTTGTCTCTGGTGCTGGGATCCCTGGCGGATTTACCGCGATTCGGCACTGAAGTGCTGACCCGAACAACGCCGAATCTGCTGGATCTCGGGATCGCACTGGTGGCTGGTGGCCTCGCCACCTACGCCAAGCTGCGCAGCGATGCGGTGAGCTCCCTCGCAGGAACGGCCATCGCTGTGGCTCTGGTTCCCCCAGTGTGTGTGATGGGTCTGCTCCTCTCACAGCAACAGTGGAACGATGCAGCAGGTGCTGGGCTGCTGTTCGCCACCAACCTGCTGGGCATCCTCACCGGTGGCCTTGTGTTGATGGCCTGGAAGGATCCCGAATTCAGGCAGGTGTTCCGACGCAGTCATCTCAGCGCTGCAAGCTTCACCCTCACCGGCCTGCTCCTCTTGCCACTCGGCAGTAGTTTTTTCAATCTGTTGGACAGAGCCCGGAAGGACAGCACCCGGGACTTGCTTCAAGAGACCATCGAAAGCTTTCTGACGCGGGAGACGCTGACCTTCGGCGATCGGGAGTCTGTGGATGTGGAGCGCGTGGATATCGCCTGGAATCAAGATCCGCCGATCATTCGCGTCATCGTGCGGGTCTCGGATCCAGCCCTACCCAGTTTCAAGCAGGTCTCAGCTGTGCAGGAAGCAATCAACCGCCGGCAAGACATCAATTTCCGATTGGTCGTGCAGCGCACTGCGGTGGATGTTGTCGGACCTGAAGTAGCTCCGAATCCAGCGACACCCGCAGCCGAACAACTGTTAATGCCAGCACCTGAGCCGGAACAAGCAATTGAGCCGACTGAATCAGACGTGGATCCAGCGAAGGACAACCTTGGGGGTGACGCACTGCCGCTTGGTCGACCCGAAACCCAACAAAAAGCCCCCTCGTGAGAGGGGGCTTTCCGATTCAACTGACGCTGAATCTTTTGGAGACTTCAGCCTCAGCCGATGGCGGGTGCTTGCAGAGCCACAGGAGTGGACTCAGCAGCTGCCAGGTCGAGGGGGAAGTTGTGAGCGTTGCGCTCGTGCATCACTTCCATGCCGAGGTTGGCGCGGTTCAGCACATCAGCCCAGGTGTTCAGGACGCGGCCCTGACCATCAAGGATGGACTGGTTGAAGTTGAAACCGTTCAGGTTGAAAGCCATGGTGCTGACGCCCAGGGCAGTGAACCAGATGCCGACCACAGGCCAGGCAGCCAGGAAGAAGTGAAGGCTGCGGCTGTTGTTGAAGGAGGCGTATTGGAAGATCAGGCGACCGAAGTAACCGTGGGCAGCCACGATGTTGTAGGTCTCTTCCTCTTGGCCGAACTTGTAGCCGTAGTTCTGGGAC
The sequence above is a segment of the Synechococcus sp. PROS-7-1 genome. Coding sequences within it:
- a CDS encoding DUF389 domain-containing protein → MDSESDSSRMLQRLHRSHMRDAALDEVFIVLSVGASLIATLGLLANSAAVVIGAMVVAPWIMPLRAAAFAILLGEIQLLGRSLRTLMVGVVSTTLLSLVLGSLADLPRFGTEVLTRTTPNLLDLGIALVAGGLATYAKLRSDAVSSLAGTAIAVALVPPVCVMGLLLSQQQWNDAAGAGLLFATNLLGILTGGLVLMAWKDPEFRQVFRRSHLSAASFTLTGLLLLPLGSSFFNLLDRARKDSTRDLLQETIESFLTRETLTFGDRESVDVERVDIAWNQDPPIIRVIVRVSDPALPSFKQVSAVQEAINRRQDINFRLVVQRTAVDVVGPEVAPNPATPAAEQLLMPAPEPEQAIEPTESDVDPAKDNLGGDALPLGRPETQQKAPS
- a CDS encoding DUF3493 domain-containing protein, translated to MRQRLLQESRTPWRGLRRLLWVALFGSGGLGLFVMAFRLSAGNPVVPSDLLIQIGAVVLFGSLLWFDRPRTES